One Solibacillus sp. R5-41 DNA segment encodes these proteins:
- a CDS encoding GNAT family N-acetyltransferase, which translates to MKALQNNIVKLEPINTEHIDGILNAARFPEIWEHMSVTLLDRESVVHYVEDAIHKRDAKTDYPFVIVDAQTNEIIGSTSYMDISMAHKRLEIGSTWLTPANWRSNINTNCKFLLLQYGFEELRFNRIQIKTGHENVRSQKAIERLGAVKEGILRNHMIQKEGTIRHTVMYSITSEEWPEMKKRFMEEFLCRN; encoded by the coding sequence ATGAAAGCCTTACAAAATAATATTGTAAAATTAGAACCTATTAATACAGAGCATATAGACGGAATATTAAATGCCGCGCGTTTCCCTGAAATTTGGGAGCATATGTCGGTAACGTTATTAGACCGGGAAAGTGTCGTTCATTATGTAGAAGATGCAATACATAAAAGAGATGCCAAAACCGACTATCCATTCGTGATAGTCGATGCGCAAACGAATGAAATTATTGGCTCGACTTCTTATATGGATATTTCAATGGCGCATAAACGCCTCGAAATCGGCTCTACTTGGCTTACACCAGCAAATTGGCGTTCGAATATAAATACAAATTGCAAATTTTTATTATTGCAATACGGTTTTGAAGAACTTAGATTCAATCGAATTCAAATTAAAACAGGTCATGAAAATGTCCGCTCGCAAAAAGCGATTGAGCGTCTAGGTGCTGTAAAAGAAGGCATTTTACGCAATCATATGATTCAAAAAGAGGGCACAATACGTCATACCGTTATGTATAGCATCACTAGTGAGGAATGGCCGGAAATGAAGAAACGTTTTATGGAAGAGTTTTTATGTAGGAACTAA
- a CDS encoding GyrI-like domain-containing protein — MKITFEELPESRIAYFRNVGEYGEKQNKELMESFKRWVQLNGLFYNSTILGIPQDNPEITPKEECRYDVSVVIDKDFKVAEPAQVGTFSGGKYAVFLLDHTKEAVSEFWGTIFSEIEKNNLSIREQQPIIERYTSQMIDNNLCEILVPIQ; from the coding sequence ATGAAAATAACTTTTGAAGAATTACCTGAATCAAGGATTGCTTATTTTCGAAACGTTGGAGAGTACGGTGAAAAGCAAAATAAAGAATTAATGGAGTCATTTAAAAGGTGGGTACAGTTGAATGGGTTATTTTATAATTCTACAATTTTAGGTATACCACAAGATAACCCAGAAATTACTCCTAAAGAGGAATGTCGTTATGATGTTAGCGTTGTAATAGATAAAGACTTTAAAGTGGCAGAGCCAGCTCAGGTTGGTACGTTTTCTGGGGGAAAATATGCTGTTTTCTTGCTTGACCATACAAAAGAGGCAGTCAGTGAATTTTGGGGCACTATTTTTTCTGAAATAGAAAAAAATAATCTATCAATAAGAGAGCAGCAACCCATTATTGAAAGGTATACTTCACAAATGATAGATAATAATTTGTGTGAAATATTAGTTCCTATACAGTAA
- a CDS encoding DNA ligase D, which yields MKPMLLTDSNEIPMGDEWLYETKYDGFRCTLEWVEKVPILKSRNDNELNKMFPEIIAFCNEIYESIKAHLPLFLDGELVYLVNNIQSNFSIVQQRGRMRNKEVITEHARKFPCHYVVFDLLKYRGEDQFNRYITTRKQILDKLFRGVQLPIKINYENTKRLQSIDVFVESEDLWNSIKIYNGEGMIAKKKMSKWLSDTRSKNWLKIKNWRFVSVIVFKYDTGNGYFSGGVYQDDNLIEIVTFKHGLREEEMKTLITFFQSNGRKVNETISVEPSVCVDIACIDFDGSKLREPQFHVFRFDLNPDQCIWQQMQRQLQPIPEAVQVTHPNKPVWPIIGINKDEYLLYLQTVAPHMMPFLRDRLLTVIRFPHGALGESFYQKNSPDNIPEFVSTEHVEGTNFILCNNIETLLWLGNQLALEFHIPFQTMNTEKPSEIVFDLDPPSVNEFDLAISAAVKMKAIFDQFKLKSFIKTSGGKGMQIYIPLPIDTFTYEETGIFTEFVCNFLVKQYPQWFTTERLKKNRGNKLYLDYVQHREGKTIIAPYSTRGNEKGLIATPLNWDEVNDSLRPEKFTINAVLERIRVVGNPFTNFRDIGELQDFKSVLNQLEGIR from the coding sequence ATGAAACCTATGTTGTTAACAGATTCCAACGAAATCCCTATGGGTGATGAATGGCTTTATGAAACCAAATACGATGGCTTTCGATGTACGTTAGAGTGGGTAGAAAAAGTGCCAATCCTAAAAAGTAGAAACGATAATGAGTTAAATAAAATGTTTCCTGAGATTATAGCTTTTTGTAATGAAATATACGAATCGATTAAAGCTCATTTACCTTTATTCTTAGATGGGGAACTTGTTTATTTAGTAAATAATATTCAAAGTAACTTTTCTATTGTTCAGCAAAGAGGTCGGATGCGTAACAAGGAAGTTATTACAGAACACGCTAGAAAATTTCCTTGTCACTATGTAGTATTCGACCTTCTGAAATATAGAGGTGAAGATCAATTTAATCGTTATATAACGACTCGTAAGCAGATACTAGATAAGCTTTTTAGAGGTGTCCAACTTCCAATAAAAATTAACTATGAAAATACAAAGCGACTTCAGTCAATTGACGTATTTGTGGAAAGTGAAGACTTATGGAATAGTATTAAAATTTACAATGGAGAAGGAATGATCGCTAAGAAAAAGATGAGTAAATGGCTGAGTGATACTCGGTCAAAAAATTGGTTGAAGATAAAGAATTGGCGATTCGTTTCGGTGATTGTGTTCAAGTATGACACAGGAAATGGCTATTTTAGTGGTGGTGTTTACCAAGATGATAATTTGATTGAGATTGTCACATTTAAACACGGCTTACGGGAAGAAGAGATGAAAACACTTATTACTTTCTTTCAGTCCAATGGAAGAAAAGTAAATGAAACAATTTCAGTTGAACCATCAGTTTGTGTCGATATTGCATGCATTGATTTTGATGGAAGTAAATTAAGAGAACCACAATTCCATGTATTTAGGTTTGATTTGAATCCCGACCAATGTATTTGGCAACAAATGCAACGACAGCTTCAACCAATTCCAGAAGCGGTACAAGTAACTCATCCAAACAAACCTGTTTGGCCAATAATAGGTATCAATAAAGACGAATATTTATTATATTTGCAAACCGTAGCCCCACATATGATGCCTTTCTTGCGTGACCGTCTATTAACGGTTATTCGATTTCCTCATGGTGCACTAGGAGAAAGTTTTTATCAGAAAAATAGTCCAGACAACATTCCGGAATTTGTTTCAACTGAACATGTGGAGGGTACTAATTTTATCCTTTGTAATAATATCGAAACCCTTTTGTGGCTAGGGAATCAACTTGCATTAGAGTTTCACATACCGTTTCAAACTATGAATACTGAGAAGCCTTCCGAAATTGTATTTGATTTAGATCCACCGTCAGTTAATGAATTTGACTTAGCTATCAGTGCTGCTGTAAAAATGAAGGCTATATTTGATCAATTTAAGTTGAAATCTTTTATAAAAACCTCGGGAGGGAAAGGGATGCAAATATATATTCCGTTACCTATTGATACATTTACTTATGAAGAAACAGGGATTTTCACTGAGTTTGTCTGCAATTTTTTAGTAAAGCAGTATCCACAATGGTTTACCACAGAACGCCTAAAGAAAAATCGAGGTAATAAATTATATTTAGACTATGTACAGCATCGGGAGGGTAAGACAATTATTGCACCTTATTCGACACGCGGAAACGAAAAAGGACTAATAGCAACGCCATTAAATTGGGATGAGGTGAATGATTCCTTAAGACCAGAAAAATTTACAATAAATGCTGTATTGGAACGAATTAGAGTTGTAGGTAATCCATTTACAAACTTCCGAGATATTGGGGAATTACAGGACTTTAAATCAGTTCTTAATCAGCTAGAAGGGATAAGATAA
- a CDS encoding M20/M25/M40 family metallo-hydrolase, producing the protein MNSRLVNEFLELVQIDSETKHEEVIAPVIVEKLTEMGFDVFQDDAHTRNGHGAGNIIATLHGDKAIDPIYFTVHMDTVVPGKGIKPEIREDGYIYSDGTTILGADDKAGMAALFEMARRLKEQNIEHGTIQFIITAGEESGLVGAKELDPAHIIAKYGFAVDSDGKVGGIVVAAPFQAKVSAKVIGKKAHAGVAPEKGISAITLAAKAVAQMKLGRLDEETTANIGRFEGGQATNIVCDEVNILAEARSIDETKLHVQTAHMKETFERIAEENGGRAEVEVKLMYPGFRVTEQDKVVQIAMAAVEAVDRTPLLGISGGGSDANVIAGFGIPTVNLSVGYEEIHTTNERMPVEELEKLADLLVAIVKQTTN; encoded by the coding sequence ATGAATAGTCGTTTAGTCAATGAATTTTTAGAGTTAGTACAAATAGATTCTGAAACAAAGCATGAGGAAGTCATTGCACCAGTAATAGTGGAAAAACTTACGGAAATGGGCTTTGACGTTTTCCAGGATGATGCACATACACGCAACGGCCATGGCGCAGGAAATATTATTGCAACATTGCATGGGGATAAGGCAATTGATCCGATTTACTTTACTGTACATATGGATACAGTCGTACCGGGTAAAGGGATAAAGCCTGAGATCCGTGAAGATGGCTATATTTATTCGGATGGCACAACCATTTTAGGTGCAGACGATAAAGCAGGGATGGCCGCTTTATTTGAAATGGCACGTCGATTAAAAGAACAAAATATTGAACATGGAACGATTCAATTCATTATTACTGCTGGTGAAGAGAGTGGCTTAGTCGGTGCAAAAGAATTAGATCCGGCACATATTATTGCAAAATATGGTTTCGCGGTTGATAGTGATGGAAAAGTTGGGGGGATCGTCGTAGCCGCTCCATTCCAGGCGAAAGTTTCTGCGAAAGTAATCGGTAAAAAAGCCCATGCAGGGGTTGCACCGGAAAAAGGGATTTCGGCCATTACACTTGCTGCTAAAGCGGTTGCTCAAATGAAATTAGGTCGTTTAGATGAAGAAACAACAGCAAATATCGGTCGTTTTGAAGGTGGACAAGCGACAAATATCGTTTGTGATGAAGTAAATATTCTTGCGGAAGCCCGTTCAATCGATGAAACCAAATTACACGTGCAAACCGCACATATGAAAGAAACATTTGAGCGAATTGCAGAGGAAAATGGTGGTCGTGCAGAGGTAGAAGTAAAATTAATGTACCCAGGCTTCCGCGTAACGGAACAAGATAAAGTTGTTCAAATCGCGATGGCTGCCGTAGAAGCAGTGGATCGTACACCGTTGTTAGGTATTTCTGGTGGCGGTAGCGATGCAAATGTAATTGCAGGCTTCGGGATTCCAACAGTAAATTTATCTGTAGGCTATGAAGAAATTCACACGACAAATGAAAGAATGCCTGTTGAAGAGTTAGAAAAATTAGCTGATTTATTAGTGGCAATAGTGAAACAAACAACAAATTAA
- a CDS encoding nucleoside 2-deoxyribosyltransferase produces MKAYLANGLFSIGDRYVNEVLAAKIREAVPTIDLYVPQENGAINDKNSYANSLAIAEADLASLQVSDVLIAVIDGIEIDSGVAAEIGAFSMLNRPIIALFSDVRQLGRTNTKKIDALIEDGTENQFIYRNLFVVGLIKRNGKIVATMDEVVEQLLLLA; encoded by the coding sequence ATGAAAGCATATTTAGCAAATGGATTATTTTCAATTGGAGATCGGTACGTCAATGAGGTGTTAGCTGCGAAAATACGGGAAGCTGTACCAACGATTGACTTGTATGTGCCACAAGAAAATGGTGCCATAAATGATAAAAATAGTTATGCCAATAGCTTAGCCATTGCAGAGGCTGATTTAGCGAGCTTGCAAGTAAGTGATGTATTAATTGCTGTTATTGATGGCATTGAGATTGACTCGGGTGTGGCAGCGGAAATCGGTGCGTTTTCGATGTTAAATCGACCAATTATTGCGCTGTTTTCTGATGTTCGCCAGTTGGGACGTACGAATACGAAAAAAATTGATGCATTAATTGAAGATGGCACAGAAAATCAATTTATTTACCGCAATTTATTCGTTGTCGGGCTCATTAAGCGAAACGGCAAAATTGTTGCGACAATGGATGAAGTTGTCGAACAATTATTGTTACTTGCTTGA
- a CDS encoding BrxA/BrxB family bacilliredoxin, with the protein MTNAYDEYMRQVTQPMRDELENAGFTQLTTADSVHEFMAETKGTSLVVINSVCGCAAGLARPAAREAVAEIKPDHLVTVFAGQDPEATVAMRGYFDEVPPSSPSMAILKDGQLAYFIPRDQIEGYPMEQIREHLSDVLKQVCAE; encoded by the coding sequence ATGACAAATGCTTACGATGAATATATGAGACAAGTAACGCAACCTATGCGTGATGAGCTGGAAAATGCCGGTTTTACACAATTAACAACTGCAGATAGTGTGCATGAGTTTATGGCGGAAACGAAAGGAACTTCTTTAGTTGTTATCAACTCGGTATGTGGATGTGCAGCGGGCTTAGCTCGTCCAGCAGCTCGTGAAGCGGTTGCTGAAATAAAGCCTGATCATTTAGTGACGGTGTTTGCGGGCCAAGATCCGGAAGCAACAGTTGCGATGCGCGGTTATTTTGATGAAGTGCCACCAAGCTCACCTTCAATGGCTATTTTAAAAGATGGGCAATTAGCGTATTTTATTCCACGTGACCAAATTGAAGGCTATCCAATGGAACAAATTCGTGAGCATTTATCAGATGTATTAAAGCAAGTATGTGCGGAGTAA
- a CDS encoding Ku protein, translated as MHTVWKGSISFGLVNIPVKLHTATENKDIKLRQLHKECNTPISYKKVCEGCSKEVTEEDIVKAYEYAKNKFVVLDAEELENLRKENEDKAVEIIDFVKLEEIDPIYFEKTYFLSPDTTGSKAYALLRKTLEESGKIGVAKIIIRSKEQLAVVRVYKEALVMETIHFPDEVRSVSDVPNIPNVDAVVQNELDTALMLVEQLTTIFNPEKYNDEYRTALMELIEEKKSNSTVTVSDKRPLPDNVTDLMSALQASLDKTKKPATRKRTTKAKKNA; from the coding sequence ATGCATACAGTTTGGAAAGGTAGTATTAGTTTTGGGCTTGTAAATATCCCGGTTAAACTTCACACAGCAACAGAAAATAAAGATATAAAATTACGCCAGTTACACAAAGAATGTAATACACCCATTAGCTATAAAAAAGTTTGTGAAGGTTGCAGCAAAGAAGTTACAGAAGAGGATATTGTAAAGGCATACGAATACGCGAAAAATAAATTTGTGGTATTAGATGCAGAAGAATTAGAAAATTTAAGAAAAGAAAACGAAGATAAGGCAGTAGAAATAATTGATTTTGTGAAACTAGAAGAAATTGACCCTATTTATTTTGAAAAAACCTACTTTTTATCTCCTGACACAACAGGTTCTAAGGCATACGCGTTGTTACGGAAAACATTAGAGGAATCTGGTAAAATAGGTGTTGCGAAGATTATTATACGATCCAAAGAGCAACTGGCTGTTGTCCGAGTTTATAAAGAAGCTTTGGTTATGGAGACAATACATTTCCCCGATGAAGTCAGAAGTGTTAGTGATGTTCCAAACATACCTAATGTAGATGCTGTTGTTCAAAATGAACTTGATACTGCACTTATGTTAGTTGAACAATTGACAACAATCTTTAATCCCGAGAAATATAATGATGAATATAGAACGGCATTAATGGAATTAATAGAAGAGAAAAAATCTAACAGTACAGTTACTGTTAGCGACAAACGACCTTTACCCGATAACGTTACTGATCTAATGTCAGCGTTACAAGCTTCCCTTGATAAAACTAAAAAGCCTGCTACAAGAAAAAGAACTACTAAAGCCAAGAAAAACGCTTAA
- a CDS encoding class I SAM-dependent methyltransferase, with amino-acid sequence MCGVKTIVTTAGRPDDLSLQLVNAACQALNAKVVPRKKRSVSKLMDEYTANIIVAGKNRYEYYANGAESPFFFHPNSAAFRLKRVARGEEEPLLKACQLLSGDSFLDCTLGIGSDSMVAAYAVGAVGRVIGLEVDQNIAFIVQNGMKTYDTTELPLTECMRQIEVVHTKAVDFLQQQPDNSFDVVYMDPMFEEVIEEATNFEALRHAGSHIALDAEWIREAKRVAKKRVVLKAHYKSEFFEQYDFVRDVRLTAKFHYGIWQK; translated from the coding sequence ATGTGCGGAGTAAAAACCATTGTCACAACAGCTGGAAGACCGGATGACCTGTCCTTACAGCTTGTCAATGCTGCGTGTCAAGCGTTAAATGCAAAAGTGGTTCCGCGGAAAAAGCGTTCGGTTTCAAAGCTGATGGACGAATATACAGCGAATATCATTGTCGCTGGAAAAAATCGATATGAATATTATGCAAATGGTGCTGAGTCGCCGTTCTTTTTCCATCCAAACTCTGCTGCATTTCGTTTGAAACGAGTGGCGCGCGGTGAGGAAGAGCCCTTATTAAAAGCTTGTCAATTGCTGAGCGGCGATTCTTTTTTAGATTGTACGCTTGGCATTGGTTCAGACAGTATGGTTGCGGCTTATGCGGTGGGGGCAGTAGGACGAGTAATCGGCCTTGAAGTGGATCAAAATATTGCATTCATTGTTCAAAATGGCATGAAAACGTATGATACAACAGAGCTTCCATTGACGGAATGCATGCGTCAAATAGAAGTTGTTCATACAAAAGCGGTAGATTTTTTACAACAGCAACCAGACAATAGCTTTGATGTTGTGTATATGGATCCAATGTTTGAGGAAGTCATTGAAGAAGCGACGAATTTTGAAGCATTGCGCCATGCTGGAAGTCATATCGCACTTGATGCAGAGTGGATTCGTGAGGCGAAACGAGTTGCGAAAAAACGCGTCGTATTAAAAGCCCACTATAAATCCGAATTTTTTGAGCAATATGATTTTGTACGAGATGTACGCTTAACAGCTAAATTTCATTACGGTATATGGCAGAAATAA
- a CDS encoding chemotaxis protein CheW: MKFEKSVVFACGNEEYAVPIEQVVSIEKLERVTPIPHLPNYLLGFTRNRGELIPVIDLQRILYNRSTSGDIARIIILNTELVNYGLYVSDAREILNFDPSIIKQMGLVNYEKTKYFTAVANLEDRMISCIDPDILVNSLEGIREIVQYLHKMLENETEEATL, from the coding sequence ATGAAATTTGAAAAATCGGTCGTTTTCGCATGTGGAAATGAGGAATATGCGGTACCAATTGAGCAAGTTGTATCGATTGAAAAGCTAGAGCGTGTGACCCCGATTCCGCATTTACCCAATTATTTATTAGGCTTCACGAGAAATCGTGGGGAGCTTATTCCAGTAATTGATTTGCAACGAATTTTATATAATCGTTCGACATCTGGTGATATTGCCCGTATCATTATTTTAAATACCGAGCTTGTGAACTATGGTTTATATGTTTCGGATGCAAGAGAAATACTAAATTTTGATCCCTCTATAATTAAGCAAATGGGTTTGGTGAATTATGAGAAAACGAAATATTTTACGGCGGTTGCGAATTTAGAAGATCGCATGATTTCTTGTATTGATCCAGATATTTTAGTGAATTCACTAGAAGGCATTCGTGAAATTGTTCAATACTTGCACAAAATGCTAGAAAATGAAACAGAAGAAGCCACATTATAA
- a CDS encoding amino acid permease, producing MAQQQLKRELKNRHVQLIAIGGTIGTGLFLGSGKAIALAGPSIILAYLIVGIALFFVMRALGELLLSKGGYQSFTEFATEYIGDWAGYVTGWTYWFCWIMTAMADIIAVGMYTQYWFDIPQWVPAIACLVILLGLNLLTVKLFGELEFWFALVKIFTIIALIAIGIVLLIIGFETNTGQVAVSNLWEHGGLFPNGAFGFLMAFQMVVFAFVGMELVGVSAAETANPQKNIPSAINKIPLRILLFYVGALFVILTINPWDTLSAESSPFVQVFALVGIPAAAGIINFVVLTSAASAGNSGLFSTSRMLFSLGSNGQASKKFGKLNKRSVPQNGLVFSAIVVSIGALLSYFMPEDAFEIVTTISAICFIWVWSIILISHIIYKKRHPELHATSIFKAPLTPFINYLVLAFFAFLLVIMAVSEATRTALMLTPLWFIMLFVIYRVKRK from the coding sequence TTGGCACAACAACAATTAAAACGCGAACTAAAAAATCGACATGTTCAATTAATCGCAATTGGTGGAACGATTGGGACAGGGTTATTTTTAGGCTCGGGTAAAGCGATTGCATTAGCAGGACCATCTATTATTTTGGCGTATTTAATTGTCGGTATAGCACTATTTTTCGTCATGCGTGCATTAGGAGAATTACTACTATCAAAAGGTGGCTATCAATCATTTACTGAATTTGCGACAGAATATATAGGTGATTGGGCGGGCTATGTGACAGGATGGACGTATTGGTTTTGCTGGATAATGACAGCAATGGCCGACATCATCGCGGTTGGTATGTACACGCAGTATTGGTTTGACATCCCGCAATGGGTACCAGCAATTGCATGTTTAGTCATATTGCTTGGATTAAATTTATTAACCGTAAAACTTTTCGGTGAGTTAGAGTTTTGGTTTGCGCTCGTTAAAATTTTTACGATTATTGCATTAATTGCAATCGGAATTGTTTTATTAATTATTGGATTTGAAACAAATACAGGACAAGTGGCCGTATCAAATCTTTGGGAGCATGGCGGATTATTCCCGAATGGCGCATTTGGCTTCTTAATGGCTTTCCAAATGGTAGTCTTTGCCTTTGTCGGAATGGAATTAGTCGGCGTATCAGCAGCGGAAACAGCGAATCCACAAAAAAATATTCCTTCCGCGATTAATAAAATTCCACTACGTATTTTATTATTTTACGTAGGTGCGTTATTCGTTATTTTAACAATTAATCCGTGGGATACATTAAGTGCGGAAAGCTCTCCATTTGTACAGGTCTTTGCTTTAGTCGGCATCCCAGCGGCAGCAGGTATTATTAATTTTGTTGTATTGACATCAGCAGCATCTGCCGGAAATAGTGGTTTATTTTCAACGAGCCGCATGTTGTTTAGCCTAGGTTCAAATGGCCAAGCTTCAAAAAAATTCGGGAAATTAAATAAAAGAAGCGTGCCACAAAATGGCTTAGTTTTTTCTGCAATTGTCGTGTCAATTGGGGCATTATTAAGCTATTTCATGCCAGAGGATGCCTTTGAAATTGTTACGACGATTAGTGCGATTTGTTTTATTTGGGTATGGAGTATCATTTTAATTTCGCATATTATTTACAAAAAGCGTCACCCGGAATTACATGCAACTTCTATTTTTAAAGCACCATTAACACCGTTTATTAACTATTTAGTTTTAGCTTTCTTCGCATTTTTACTAGTAATTATGGCGGTTTCAGAAGCGACTCGAACAGCGTTAATGCTCACGCCACTTTGGTTTATTATGCTATTTGTGATTTACCGAGTGAAAAGAAAATAA
- a CDS encoding GAP family protein: MGTDILIYLGGLALLDTLSPTIIGVTLFLVLTDNKNLTSRLSAYLFTVVLLYFSLGIIMMLGLNLIMEAFSNIFQNKIFSWGIFVLGLILFIASFFIPANNKSNIPKPKTQSIFSIIIIGVTTFIIEAGTALPYFAAIGLLTTIDIPYYQWLPIIAAYNIIMVLPALLIFLGYKLFGKLINPILVNLRNKISRSSSSALSWIMCIVGVILIFYTIDYL; this comes from the coding sequence ATGGGAACAGATATATTAATATATTTGGGTGGCTTAGCTCTTTTAGATACATTAAGCCCTACAATTATTGGTGTTACTTTATTCCTGGTTTTAACTGACAATAAAAATTTGACTTCAAGATTATCAGCATATCTATTTACGGTCGTGCTACTATATTTTTCGTTAGGTATCATCATGATGTTAGGCCTAAATTTAATTATGGAAGCATTTTCAAACATTTTTCAAAATAAAATATTTAGCTGGGGAATTTTTGTATTAGGGTTGATTTTATTTATTGCTAGCTTTTTTATCCCTGCAAATAATAAAAGTAATATCCCAAAGCCTAAAACTCAGAGCATATTCTCGATTATTATTATTGGTGTTACGACTTTTATCATTGAGGCAGGCACAGCATTACCGTATTTTGCCGCTATTGGCTTATTAACGACAATAGATATACCTTATTATCAGTGGCTTCCAATTATAGCAGCATACAATATTATTATGGTTCTACCAGCTCTGCTTATATTTTTGGGATATAAATTATTTGGAAAGTTGATAAACCCTATCTTAGTTAACCTTCGTAATAAAATATCAAGAAGTTCAAGTTCTGCATTATCCTGGATTATGTGTATAGTTGGGGTGATATTAATATTTTACACTATAGATTATCTATAA
- a CDS encoding MerR family transcriptional regulator, with product MFHINEFKKLSGVSVRTLRYYDKIGLLKPVSKTEGGHRLYSNSELKKLQQIQFLKTIGFQLSEIKMMLESEEWDWSNSLLKQLSYVISEKERLSKIESSLRELINGIAIDGEEFRIKKIMDLYNNKDSKEVIKNNRDEFNLKNIEVLGKLPKMASSDPDSLEWIALVGQLKKYMHLSYSNTRIQNIIKRMDVKIGEDFNDEEEFLDKLWDIRMSSEESRKYSLYPIDKGVLNFMEKAYIHYLGNKT from the coding sequence TTGTTTCATATTAACGAATTTAAAAAACTGAGCGGTGTATCAGTTAGAACCTTGAGATATTATGACAAAATAGGACTTCTGAAACCTGTATCAAAAACTGAAGGAGGTCATCGATTATACTCAAACTCTGAGTTGAAGAAACTTCAGCAAATACAATTCTTAAAAACTATAGGATTTCAATTAAGTGAAATCAAAATGATGTTAGAGTCCGAAGAATGGGATTGGTCCAATAGTCTACTAAAACAACTATCTTACGTTATAAGTGAAAAGGAGCGTCTATCAAAGATTGAAAGTAGTTTAAGGGAACTAATAAACGGTATAGCAATTGATGGAGAAGAATTTAGAATTAAAAAAATTATGGATTTATATAATAATAAGGATTCTAAGGAAGTAATAAAAAATAATCGAGATGAATTTAATTTAAAAAACATAGAAGTATTAGGAAAACTCCCAAAAATGGCTAGCAGTGATCCAGACTCTTTAGAGTGGATTGCGTTAGTAGGACAATTAAAAAAATATATGCATCTTAGTTATAGTAATACACGAATTCAAAATATCATTAAGAGGATGGATGTAAAAATAGGAGAAGACTTTAATGACGAAGAAGAATTTTTAGATAAACTTTGGGATATTAGAATGTCATCCGAGGAATCAAGAAAGTATAGCCTATATCCAATTGATAAAGGAGTCCTTAACTTTATGGAAAAGGCATATATACATTATCTCGGTAATAAAACATAG
- a CDS encoding DUF1648 domain-containing protein translates to MNTYYRPVLHIEKSNSERVANIIGYASLVAMVLYLLLKWSSLPAQVAAHFNAAGEVDRWGSKYELLILPVIAILITFFMELIERYPHVHNYPERLCEANVHAFYLNSRQMLNYMKNIINMLFAFLVYESIEISVSDDIALGLPFGLFLFALFVVMIWKIIVSTKIK, encoded by the coding sequence ATGAATACCTATTATCGACCGGTATTACATATCGAAAAATCTAATTCAGAACGTGTAGCGAATATTATTGGGTACGCATCACTTGTTGCAATGGTGCTTTACTTACTTTTGAAATGGTCGTCCTTGCCTGCACAAGTAGCTGCCCATTTCAATGCGGCAGGAGAGGTTGATCGTTGGGGGTCAAAATATGAGCTTCTAATTTTGCCAGTTATTGCTATTCTAATTACGTTTTTCATGGAGCTAATTGAACGTTATCCACATGTTCATAATTACCCGGAAAGGCTATGTGAAGCGAATGTCCACGCCTTTTATTTAAATAGTCGTCAAATGCTAAATTATATGAAAAACATTATAAACATGTTATTTGCCTTTCTTGTGTATGAAAGTATCGAAATTTCTGTTAGTGACGATATTGCGCTAGGGCTTCCATTCGGATTGTTCCTCTTTGCATTGTTTGTTGTTATGATATGGAAAATAATTGTAAGTACAAAAATAAAGTAA